A region from the Cryptomeria japonica unplaced genomic scaffold, Sugi_1.0 HiC_scaffold_95, whole genome shotgun sequence genome encodes:
- the LOC131864824 gene encoding ankyrin repeat-containing protein At5g02620-like: MATEGQQLGGRIDPDAFKAAVTRLRIDQQLSSQLKAALNNITPGGENTLLHLAASVGNLHFIQQLLQLNRQLLKETDPEVKPLLVNATNAEKDTALHLAAQGGFSNVVKILLQQPESGVDLRNKLDETALFKAYESGNLETVKAIFDASPSSLLESTVHKRNCLSVAVNRGDSDLVDHILNLSDAKQLIQRKDELGNTALHIAVERNYVHIIKKLIKFEAELCYWVNDSQETPICVAAKLGHLEAVQELINERPDAVEIRNSCGMNVLHLAALVRQVRIVDYLNEEVGLSYLVNKGLDKPPHEEPLRSGGKTDPAEKKDPKDEPVKSGGNTDAGEMKSPFSRISEGDTPLHIAAKKKDLNMVKSLLCIAGINKFAVNKAGLTAFDIVRENTHYHESDKIISVLASYPSNRKPFLYSAPKVSAEKHEVAVEMVDKTYEDRRNTELVVAVLLATMSFTAAFTAPGSFVTDDGNGNGDSKGSGISPAPAPGTGSDKSLGSPILLPLASFKVFLIFDCVAFFLSLLVVLMWQMSTPITTGNKVLFLCITNLLVCATFAFTAYGFMLAVYAMLSNMNPELAWFILGACLIICFCGNFTFFYMAAKFTVKKARFNHLNGLLPFLSDRLGEYVWIKLERWGLLDLVRRSKTKWLAILYYHSNENDK, encoded by the exons ATGGCCACTGAGGGTCAACAACTCGGCGGAAGGATCGATCCTGACGCCTTCAAAGCTGCGGTAACGCGTTTAAGGATCGATCAACAACTGAGTTCCCAACTTAAAGCAGCTCTCAACAATATTACACCTGGAGGGGAAAATACTCTTCTCCATTTGGCTGCTAGTGTAGGAAATCTACACTTCATTCAACAGCTCCTGCAACTCAATCGTCAACTTCTGAAGGAAACCGATCCCGAAGTGAAGCCTCTGCTTGTGAATGCTACCAATGCCGAAAAGGATACTGCGTTACACTTGGCTGCGCAGGGAGGTTTCTCCAACGTTGTGAAGATTCTACTCCAACAACCAGAAAGTGGTGTGGATCTCCGCAATAAGCTTGATGAAACAGCTTTGTTCAAAGCCTACGAAAGCGGCAATTTAGAGACAGTGAAGGCAATATTTGACGCATCTCCGTCGAGCTTACTCGAAAGTACGGTGCACAAGAGGAACTGTTTATCTGTTGCAGTAAACAGAGGAGATTCAG atctagttgatcatatactAAATTTATCAGATGCGAAGCAGTTAATCCAACGTAAGGACGAACTTGGCAACACAGCTCTGCATATAGCTGTTGAAAGAAACTACGTGCATATAATAAAGAAGTTAATAAAATTTGAGGCCGAACTGTGTTATTGGGTTAATGACAGCCAAGAAACTCCCATCTGTGTGGCAGCGAAATTGGGTCATCTGGAAGCAGTACAAGAGTTGATAAATGAGAGGCCAGACGCTGTCGAAATACGGAATAGTTGTGGAATGAACGTTCTGCACTTAGCTGCCCTAGTTAGGCAAGTGCGAATTGTTGATTACCTGAACGAAGAGGTAGGCTTATCATACTTGGTCAACAAGGGACTTGACAAACCTCCACATGAAGAGCCTCTGCGAAGTGGAGGAAAGACAGATCCGGCTGAAAAGAAAGATCCAAAAGATGAGCCCGTGAAAAGTGGAGGAAACACAGATGCGGGTGAAATGAAATCTCCTTTTTCGAGGATAAGTGAAGGAGACACACCACTGCATATTGCAGCAAAGAAAAAAGACTTGAAT ATGGTGAAGTCGTTGCTTTGTATAGCGGGGATAAACAAGTTTGCTGTCAACAAGGCAGGCTTAACGGCCTTTGATATCGTGAGAGAGAACACGCACTATCACGAATCTGACAAGATAATTTCAGTTCTGGCCAGTTATCCTTCCAATCGCAAGCCATTCTTGTACAGCGCTCCAAAGGTGAGTGCAGAGAAACATGAGGTTGCTGTTGAGATGGTGGACAAAACATATGAGGACAGGCGCAACACAGAACTAGTGGTGGCAGTTCTATTAGCGACAATGTCATTTACGGCAGCTTTCACTGCTCCGGGCAGTTTCGTGACGGACGATGGGAATGGAAATGGGGACTCAAAGGGATCGGGAATTTCGCCTGCGCCTGCGCCTGGAACTGGCTCAGACAAGAGTTTAGGTTCGCCGATTCTGCTTCCGTTGGCCTCCTTCAAGGTTTTTCTCATCTTTGATTGTGTGGCATTCTTTCTGTCGCTCTTAGTGGTGCTGATGTGGCAGATGAGTACACCTATTACCACGGGAAATAAGGTATTGTTCCTCTGTATTACCAACCTATTGGTTTGTGCCACGTTTGCCTTTACGGCCTATGGCTTCATGCTTGCAGTGTATGCCATGCTTTCCAACATGAATCCCGAGCTGGCTTGGTTCATTCTTGGGGCGTGCTTGATCATCTGCTTCTGTGGTAATTTCACTTTTTTCTACATGGCTGCAAAGTTTACAGTGAAGAAGGCTAGGTTTAACCACCTGAACGGTCTACTTCCTTTTCTTTCTGACCGTCTGGGGGAATACGTGTGGATAAAATTAGAAAGATGGGGGCTTTTGGACTTGGTGCGCCGGTCCAAAACCAAGTGGCTTGCTATCCTATACTACCATAGCAATGAGAACGATAAATAA